A window of the Canis lupus baileyi chromosome 1, mCanLup2.hap1, whole genome shotgun sequence genome harbors these coding sequences:
- the LOC140632458 gene encoding uncharacterized protein isoform X1 translates to MKVQETGVSVCAITSEWDFQGPRGSCFGSSGVHFLFGGSRAQGQDEARTGAAGEEASLQHWAAPGPAPPTKSDGGGRAQGSSSGCWYGMEDEAAVSVQRMSLGKTSSPDPSIWKAQPCEKCVLLGRDILYLAEDQESHHGQKSYTCEACGKQLWFSANLRQHQKHNEEKPFRWDMEFVTSYKLHVSGKPFPCGEIGKDFLAILSLLQHQATLKGAKPPSSFEHGESFHGRKSPHTCSDTGKSFSYEHKLFQPQQLHTRESYHDWDDCEKPFNQSSILSNCQRAYPGTRSYECNECGKSFSQSYNLIQHHRIHTGARPYKCSECGKAFSFKFRLVQHLQIHTRVRPYACGECGKAFSYSSTLIKHQRVHTREKPYKCGECGNSFSQSSNLIQHQKIHSGARPYKCNECAKSFSYKCKLVQHLRIHTGERPYECGECGKSFSHRSTLNQHQRIHTGARPYKCNECEKSFSQKSNLIQHRRVHTGEKPYECGECGKSFSQSSHIIQHRKLHTR, encoded by the exons ATGAAGGTCCAGGAGACGGGCGTTTCTGTGTGTGCCATCACATCAGAGTGGGACTTCCAGGGTCCTCGTGGCAGTTGTTTTGGCAGCTCTGGGGTCCATTTCCTGTTTGGAGGTTCCAGAGCACAGGGTCAGGACGAGGCAAGGACTGGTGCCGCTGGAGAGGAGGCATCCCTGCAGCACTGGGCTGCTCCTGGCCCCGCTCCACCCACCAAGTCTGATGGCGGCGGCCGAGCCCAGGGATCCAGCTCAG GTTGTTGGTATGGAATGGAGGATGAGGCGGCAGTTTCTGTGCAACGAATGTCACTGGGCAAGACTTCAAGTCCAGATCCATCCATTTGGAAAGCTCAGCCCTGTGAGAAGTGTGTCTTGCTTGGGAGAGACATTTTGTACCTGGCTGAGGACCAAGAATCACATCATGGGCAGAAATCGTACACCTGTGAGGCATGTGGGAAACAGTTGTGGTTCAGTGCGAATCTTCGCCAGCACCAGAAGCACAATGAAGAGAAGCCATTCAGATGGGACATGGAGTTTGTGACAAGCTACAAATTGCATGTGTCAGGGAAGCCTTTCCCCTGTGGGGAAATTGGGAAGGACTTCCTGGCCATATTGAGTCTTCTCCAGCATCAGGCCACCCTCAAAGGGGCCAAACCGCCCAGCAGCTTTGAACATGGGGAGTCCTTTCATGGTAGGAAAAGTCCTCACACATGCAGTGACACTGGGAAATCATTCAGCTATGAACATAAACTTTTCCAGCCTCAGCAACTTCACACTAGAGAAAGTTATCATGACTGGGATGACTGTGAGAAACCTTTTAACCAAAGCTCCATCCTTAGTAATTGTCAGAGAGCTTACCCAGGAACAAGGTCTTATGAGTGTAACGAATGTGGGAAATCCTTTAGCCAAAGCTACAACCTCATTCAACACCACAGAATTCACACTGGTGCAAGGCCTTATAAATGCAGcgaatgtggaaaagccttcagcTTCAAATTCAGACTTGTCCAGCACCTGCAGATTCACACTAGAGTGAGGCCTTATGCATGTggtgaatgtgggaaagcctttagcTACAGCTCTACTCTCATTAAACACCAGAGGGTTCACACAAGAGAAAAGCCTTACAAGTGTGGTGAGTGTGGGAATTCCTTCAGCCAAAGCTCCAACCTCATTCAACACCAGAAAATTCACAGTGGAGCAAGGCCCTATAAATGCAATGAATGTGCAAAATCCTTCAGCTAcaaatgcaaactggttcagcaCCTGCGCATTCACACCggagaaaggccttatgagtgTGGGGAATGTGGGAAATCCTTTAGCCACAGGTCCACTCTCAATCAACAccagagaattcacactggagcCAGACCTTATAAGTGCAATGAGTGTGAGAAATCCTTTAGCCAAAAGTCCAACCTTATCCAGCACCGGAGAGTCCACACAGGAGAAAAGCCTTACGAGTGTGGGGAATGTGGGAAATCCTTCAGCCAAAGCTCCCACATCATTCAACACCGAAAACTTCATACCAGATAA
- the LOC140632458 gene encoding uncharacterized protein isoform X2 — protein MAAAEPRDPAQGSVTFEDVVVYFSWEEWGLLDETQRCLYHDVMLENFALVISLGCWYGMEDEAAVSVQRMSLGKTSSPDPSIWKAQPCEKCVLLGRDILYLAEDQESHHGQKSYTCEACGKQLWFSANLRQHQKHNEEKPFRWDMEFVTSYKLHVSGKPFPCGEIGKDFLAILSLLQHQATLKGAKPPSSFEHGESFHGRKSPHTCSDTGKSFSYEHKLFQPQQLHTRESYHDWDDCEKPFNQSSILSNCQRAYPGTRSYECNECGKSFSQSYNLIQHHRIHTGARPYKCSECGKAFSFKFRLVQHLQIHTRVRPYACGECGKAFSYSSTLIKHQRVHTREKPYKCGECGNSFSQSSNLIQHQKIHSGARPYKCNECAKSFSYKCKLVQHLRIHTGERPYECGECGKSFSHRSTLNQHQRIHTGARPYKCNECEKSFSQKSNLIQHRRVHTGEKPYECGECGKSFSQSSHIIQHRKLHTR, from the exons ATGGCGGCGGCCGAGCCCAGGGATCCAGCTCAG GGTAGTGTGACCTTTGAAGATGTGGTTGTATACTTTTCCTGGGAAGAGTGGGGTCTCCTTGATGAGACTCAGAGATGCCTATACCATgatgtgatgctggagaacttTGCACTTGTGATCTCACTGG GTTGTTGGTATGGAATGGAGGATGAGGCGGCAGTTTCTGTGCAACGAATGTCACTGGGCAAGACTTCAAGTCCAGATCCATCCATTTGGAAAGCTCAGCCCTGTGAGAAGTGTGTCTTGCTTGGGAGAGACATTTTGTACCTGGCTGAGGACCAAGAATCACATCATGGGCAGAAATCGTACACCTGTGAGGCATGTGGGAAACAGTTGTGGTTCAGTGCGAATCTTCGCCAGCACCAGAAGCACAATGAAGAGAAGCCATTCAGATGGGACATGGAGTTTGTGACAAGCTACAAATTGCATGTGTCAGGGAAGCCTTTCCCCTGTGGGGAAATTGGGAAGGACTTCCTGGCCATATTGAGTCTTCTCCAGCATCAGGCCACCCTCAAAGGGGCCAAACCGCCCAGCAGCTTTGAACATGGGGAGTCCTTTCATGGTAGGAAAAGTCCTCACACATGCAGTGACACTGGGAAATCATTCAGCTATGAACATAAACTTTTCCAGCCTCAGCAACTTCACACTAGAGAAAGTTATCATGACTGGGATGACTGTGAGAAACCTTTTAACCAAAGCTCCATCCTTAGTAATTGTCAGAGAGCTTACCCAGGAACAAGGTCTTATGAGTGTAACGAATGTGGGAAATCCTTTAGCCAAAGCTACAACCTCATTCAACACCACAGAATTCACACTGGTGCAAGGCCTTATAAATGCAGcgaatgtggaaaagccttcagcTTCAAATTCAGACTTGTCCAGCACCTGCAGATTCACACTAGAGTGAGGCCTTATGCATGTggtgaatgtgggaaagcctttagcTACAGCTCTACTCTCATTAAACACCAGAGGGTTCACACAAGAGAAAAGCCTTACAAGTGTGGTGAGTGTGGGAATTCCTTCAGCCAAAGCTCCAACCTCATTCAACACCAGAAAATTCACAGTGGAGCAAGGCCCTATAAATGCAATGAATGTGCAAAATCCTTCAGCTAcaaatgcaaactggttcagcaCCTGCGCATTCACACCggagaaaggccttatgagtgTGGGGAATGTGGGAAATCCTTTAGCCACAGGTCCACTCTCAATCAACAccagagaattcacactggagcCAGACCTTATAAGTGCAATGAGTGTGAGAAATCCTTTAGCCAAAAGTCCAACCTTATCCAGCACCGGAGAGTCCACACAGGAGAAAAGCCTTACGAGTGTGGGGAATGTGGGAAATCCTTCAGCCAAAGCTCCCACATCATTCAACACCGAAAACTTCATACCAGATAA
- the LOC140632458 gene encoding uncharacterized protein isoform X3, which translates to MLENFALVISLGCWYGMEDEAAVSVQRMSLGKTSSPDPSIWKAQPCEKCVLLGRDILYLAEDQESHHGQKSYTCEACGKQLWFSANLRQHQKHNEEKPFRWDMEFVTSYKLHVSGKPFPCGEIGKDFLAILSLLQHQATLKGAKPPSSFEHGESFHGRKSPHTCSDTGKSFSYEHKLFQPQQLHTRESYHDWDDCEKPFNQSSILSNCQRAYPGTRSYECNECGKSFSQSYNLIQHHRIHTGARPYKCSECGKAFSFKFRLVQHLQIHTRVRPYACGECGKAFSYSSTLIKHQRVHTREKPYKCGECGNSFSQSSNLIQHQKIHSGARPYKCNECAKSFSYKCKLVQHLRIHTGERPYECGECGKSFSHRSTLNQHQRIHTGARPYKCNECEKSFSQKSNLIQHRRVHTGEKPYECGECGKSFSQSSHIIQHRKLHTR; encoded by the exons atgctggagaacttTGCACTTGTGATCTCACTGG GTTGTTGGTATGGAATGGAGGATGAGGCGGCAGTTTCTGTGCAACGAATGTCACTGGGCAAGACTTCAAGTCCAGATCCATCCATTTGGAAAGCTCAGCCCTGTGAGAAGTGTGTCTTGCTTGGGAGAGACATTTTGTACCTGGCTGAGGACCAAGAATCACATCATGGGCAGAAATCGTACACCTGTGAGGCATGTGGGAAACAGTTGTGGTTCAGTGCGAATCTTCGCCAGCACCAGAAGCACAATGAAGAGAAGCCATTCAGATGGGACATGGAGTTTGTGACAAGCTACAAATTGCATGTGTCAGGGAAGCCTTTCCCCTGTGGGGAAATTGGGAAGGACTTCCTGGCCATATTGAGTCTTCTCCAGCATCAGGCCACCCTCAAAGGGGCCAAACCGCCCAGCAGCTTTGAACATGGGGAGTCCTTTCATGGTAGGAAAAGTCCTCACACATGCAGTGACACTGGGAAATCATTCAGCTATGAACATAAACTTTTCCAGCCTCAGCAACTTCACACTAGAGAAAGTTATCATGACTGGGATGACTGTGAGAAACCTTTTAACCAAAGCTCCATCCTTAGTAATTGTCAGAGAGCTTACCCAGGAACAAGGTCTTATGAGTGTAACGAATGTGGGAAATCCTTTAGCCAAAGCTACAACCTCATTCAACACCACAGAATTCACACTGGTGCAAGGCCTTATAAATGCAGcgaatgtggaaaagccttcagcTTCAAATTCAGACTTGTCCAGCACCTGCAGATTCACACTAGAGTGAGGCCTTATGCATGTggtgaatgtgggaaagcctttagcTACAGCTCTACTCTCATTAAACACCAGAGGGTTCACACAAGAGAAAAGCCTTACAAGTGTGGTGAGTGTGGGAATTCCTTCAGCCAAAGCTCCAACCTCATTCAACACCAGAAAATTCACAGTGGAGCAAGGCCCTATAAATGCAATGAATGTGCAAAATCCTTCAGCTAcaaatgcaaactggttcagcaCCTGCGCATTCACACCggagaaaggccttatgagtgTGGGGAATGTGGGAAATCCTTTAGCCACAGGTCCACTCTCAATCAACAccagagaattcacactggagcCAGACCTTATAAGTGCAATGAGTGTGAGAAATCCTTTAGCCAAAAGTCCAACCTTATCCAGCACCGGAGAGTCCACACAGGAGAAAAGCCTTACGAGTGTGGGGAATGTGGGAAATCCTTCAGCCAAAGCTCCCACATCATTCAACACCGAAAACTTCATACCAGATAA